TCTGTGCAAACATCTTAGAGATCTGTCGGAATCCTTTGATTACATAAAGCTTTACGCGTTTGGATGGAAGCATTTCTGGGGCTGTTTATCCGGTTTAGCTATGGTCCTCCCAATCATGAGCAGAACTTGAGAAGGAGCTTGAGGAAACGAAGAAACCGCCCGGTGAGAAAAAAATTCAAATCCAAATCCGTGATGTATATAATAAATTTAATACCCACACAAGTATTTGAATGTTCTTTTAGTGGATTGGAGAGTCACGATGAGGGAATTGAATGTAGATCCGATTCGAGCTGTGGAACGCGCCATTCAAATCTTAAACTGTTTTAGTTTTGAACGGCCCGATCTGTCCATTGAAGAAATTATCGAAAAAACAAAATTGGCCAAGGCCACCATCTACCGGTTGCTCTGGACCTTGGAGAAAAATGGGCTGATTCATTACGATAAGAAAGAAAACCGGTACCGCCTCGGGTATAAATCTTTGGAATATGGTGGCATCGTTTTAGAGAATTTGGATATTCGCCGGGAAGCGGAACCCTATCTGCAGGAGTTATACGAGGTGACGGGTCATTCGGTGATACTCGCTGTTCCACAAAATGAAACGGTCCAGTATCTGGCAAGGTACGACAGTGATGAAGGATTCCAACCGCGTAATTTCATCGGAAGAAGGCGTATCTTGCATAACGGGGCATATGGAATTGTGTTGTTGGCTCATATGGAACCGGATTTTGTGCAGAAAATTCTCGATCAATATCCGCTTGAGGCTCTGACGCCCGATACATTGATTAATAAAGAACGTTTTATCCATCGACTGCAGGAAATACGAAAAAATGGGTTTTTTGTTGATGAGGGAGAAACGTTTGCCGGCTTTACGGCCATCGCAGTGCCGGTTTTCGACGGAAAAGACAAAGCGATTGCTGCCATCGGCATTTCGGGGCCCAGCTTCAAAATGGAAGGAGAACCGAGAGATCGATTCATCAAACAGACGAAAGAGACGGCAATGAAAATATCCTTGCGAATGGGTCACATTATAAAATGAATCGTTTAACCACTCTTCCATCAATTATCTGTAATTCATCCAAATACTTACACAAAGCGGAAGGACAATCGCCAGGCAGAAGGCAATTTTCACTGCTGAGTGCGGAAACAGGAATATATTACGCATATCGATCATTTGGCCGATCACCAAGAACCCCAGCACGCCGCCAGACGTCGTCAATCCTGCAAGAGAACGAGCGACGAACGCATCCGCTTCCGGGCAAAGTGAGAGCAACGAAGCAAGACCCATCATTGCAAGTACCGACCAAACAGGATGCTGCCCAATGGGAGAGATGATGGAGATTGGCACCACTGTTTGTAAAAGAGTAGCAACTGCGGCACTGATAATCACAAAACCTCCAACTTCGAAAAATTCGATCACCGCATGCTCGATTACTGCACCTAATACTTGCAGAACGGTTCGTCTAGGCGCAGGAGTACCGGTTGCAGCGATTTCCAACATCGGAAGTTCATCTCGCTCACGCGGCGATAGCTTGCGCCGTTTCGATTCGATGGTTAAAAGGACCCAACCTATCGCAACCGCTATTCCAAGTGTGGCAGCGGTTCGTGTCCACATCATCGAAGGGTTCATCCCGAAAGCAAAATAGGTGGCGATCATGGTCAACGTGTTGGATATTTGGATAGAGATCGGGCTCATCTGGCTGGTTAATAGTTTTAATGCTGTGAGCGACGAGAACAGGCTTCTGTTCATAGCCAGCATACCAGCTTATCGGCAATTCCTGGTCGGCTTCAGGAATTTTCCTGGTTAACACCGTCAATTTCTACCCATGTGTTATTCGTTTACTGCGATGCATCGCTCGATTCAACAGTAATACCCATGGGCATCATATCAGCTGCACAACAAACGATCACAAGACGCATTAAGATCAGCCGATTTTGCGGCCAACCCGGTGGATGATAGACAAATCAGGAAAACTCAAACCGCTGGTTAAAAATAATACTCCGGTGCAATCAAAATATTTTCTACTGACTGATTAAGAGGCAGTGAAGATCCAGAGGCGGGTTTCGGAGGTTTGGGGTAATCCTTCAGTTCCAATTTGGGTACCTTTTGCAAATCAACTTTATCCAATGAAGGTGTATCGGGAGTTGTCCCATCGTCCGTCTTGTTCACAAGAGCTGATTGGCCCCTTGCTTGCGGTCTCAAATTATGATTATGATCATCATGTTCGTGTGTGGTGGTTGTCATGAGTGTGTTGATGGTAATACCCGCGGTTTCTTTTGAAACGAAAACTTGTAGATAAAGCATGGGAGGTCATAACAAGCAAAACACCTGTTGTTATCTTCAACAACATCCCGATCATGGGCGACACAAGATTGTGAATTTCTCCTGTACGGAACAACTTCAAAAGAAACAGAGTAAAGCTGAACATTATCAATCCTTGTACAACTTCCTTCGGTAAATAGCCGCTTTCGCATTTTAATTTCTCCTTCCGGATTCAACAGTCACCGCTGTCATTTTGCCAATACCGTTCCCGTTGTTCCGTTACCCTTTCAGCTAATTTTAGTTTATCGGAATAAGGGGAGTACTGTCCAAGTTTCAGGGGCTAAAATTCCTGCACCTTAAGAAAAAGTGATACTAAAGCAATATTTTTCAACCTTATCTCGTGAATACTCATGGTGAATATGCCCGACGTCAGAGCAGGGTGTTTTTGTTGGTTAAAAATTACAAAAATATTGACATATCAGAAATCACAGAACTATATTTTATACTAGCAGATCATATAGTGGTTTATCAATTCATCAGGTGAATCAGAAGGCGGCGTGGGAATACATCAAAGGATAAGGAGGTTGGAAATGCCCAATGAGCAGAAATAGATTGAACGAAAAGACGTTTCAGACGCTGAAACAAAAAATGGCAGAAGGACTATTGCCGCAATGGGTAGTGACAGATCCGGAAATCTACGAATTGGAACTTGAAGAGATATTTGGTCATACCTGGCAATTTTTAGCGCATGAATCCGAATTAAAGGAACCCGGAAGTTATGTAACACGATGGATGGTGAATGATCCGGTACTGCTTGTCAAAACAAATTCCGGAGAATTGAAAGCTTTCCTCAACTCTTGTACGCATAGAGGGTCGCACTTGTGTACGGCAGATGCAGGAAATAGGAAAACGTTCACGTGTGCCTATCATGGGTGGAGTTATAACCTGGAGGGAGATCTGATTGGCATTGTCGCGGGAGACAAGGTATATGGACAGGAGATGAAAAAAGACGAGTGGTCCCTCCGCAGAATTCCGAAGATTGGCATTTATCAAGGGATGATCTTTGGAAACTTGGATCCGAAAGCGATGCCGCTGGAAGAGTATCTGGGAGATATGAAATGGTATTTCGATATGCTGCTGGGGAGAAGCGATGGAGGAATGGAAGTCAGAGGCGTCCCTCAGCGTTGGGTAGCTCATGCCAATTGGAAAATGACAAGCGAAAACTTCGCGGCAGACCCCTATCATGTGCAAACCACCCATCGATCTACCGTTGAATTGGGTATCAGTCCGAAAGATCCCTTATATGCCGGTTATGGACATCAAGTCGTTTTAGGACATGGGCACGGCATCAATGTCATCACGTCAGCTACAGGACGGTCTGCTTATCGATTCCAAGGATTGCCCGAATCCATGTGGCCGATGTTTGAAAGAAACTTATGTCCGGAACAAGTGGATATTTTATCGAGAACGACCGTTTTTGTAGGAGGCGTTTTCCCGAATCTTTCGTTTGTCAGCCCCATTCATGGAACAGAGGGACATTTGCATAACTACTTGAATTTTCGGGTTTGGCGGCCTTTAGGGCCGGAAAAAGTGGAAGTCTGGTGCTGGTTTATGATTGATAAGGCGGCACCGGAAGAGTACAAAGAAGAAGCCTACAAAGGGTATATTGGATCGTTTGGGCCGTCTGGCACATTGGAGCAGGACGACACCGAAATCTGGGCTCGTATTGTGCAAGCCAGCAGGGGCATTATGGCGCGAGACAAAGAACTGAGTTACAACAATCTCTGCAATTATCTGATGGGATTCGATCGAGTCGAGCCTGATAATACATTCCCCGGACCTGGTATCGCGTATCCCACCTGTTATCTTGATGCCTTATCAAGAAGCATGCATGAATATTGGTTAGAACTGCTTACGAGAGATCTTTCAGGTGCAGAGTAAGGGGGAATCGTTATGAATCGTGAATTACACTGCCACATTACCCAGTTTCTTACCCGTGAAACCTATCTGTTAGACCACAGAAAATATGAAGAGTGGCTCGACATGCTGGCAGATGATATCGTGTACCGGATGCCGATGCGAGTGACAAAAGAGGCCAAGGACGGTCCCAATCTTGTAGAGGAGATGACCTTTTTTGAAGAAACGAAAAAATCCTTAACCACCAGGGTGAACAGACTCCGCACGTCATCAGCATGGGTGGACAATCCGGCGCCGCGCCAGCGGCATTTCATAACGAACATACTTGTGGAACAAGGGTCTCAACCAAACGAATGGCAAGTGCGAAGCTGTTTTTTATTCATGCGCAGCAGAGGTTCCGATATTGATGTGGAGCAGCTTTTTGGCGAACGGCTGGACGTCATCCGAAATGCAAATGAAGAGTGGAAAATCGCATCGCGAACCATCTATCCGGATCAGGCTGTGTTAGGGGTTATGAATCTGAGTATGTTCTTGTAAAAATTTTATCTGTTCTGTATAGGGGAATTTTCATCTTTTGGTTGGCACGGTGATCGTATATGATCACCAAAAGAATGGGTTGAATTATGCAAATATTTCGCATTTGACCTGTCGCGCACATCGCAAAAACAAAAAGGGGGAGGTCGCCAACATGCGAACACAAGTCGGAATTATCGGAGCTGGCCCGGCAGGACTGATGCTTTCGCACCTCCTGCATCTGCAGGGGATTGAATCTGTCATTATTGAAAGCCGCTCCCGCGAAGAAATAGAAGGAACGATTCGCGCGGGTGTACTCGAACAGGGCACAGTAGATCTCATGAACGCAACGGGTATCGGTGAACGAATGATGCGGGAGGGGCATTTCCACCGTGGAATTGAATTGCGCTTCAACCGCAAAGGTCACCGGATTAACATGCATGAGCTGACCGGCGGGAAGAATGTCACCGTATATGCCCAGCATGAGGTGATCAAGGATTTAATTGCCGCAAGGCTTCAGGCGAGAGGGGAGATCCTTTTCAATGTGGGCGACGTAAGCCTGCACGATCTTGATAGTTCGGCACCAAAGATCCGTTTTCGCAAGGACAAGAACGGTGAGCTGCAGGAGATACACTGCGATTTTATCGCCGGGTGTGACGGTTTCCACGGTCCATGTCGGCCTGCCATCCCCAAAACTGTCCGCACGGAATACCAGAAAATTTACCCATTTGGCTGGCTGGGAATCCTTACCGAAGCGCCGCCGTCAGCGCCCGAGCTGGTCTACGCCAACCATGAACGCGGCTTCGCACTGCTCAGTACGCGTTCGCCGGAGATCCAGCGTCTTTATATCCAAGTCGATCCTGCGGATGACATCGCCAACTGGTCTGACGACCGTATCTGGACGGAACTCCATGCACGTCTTGCAACCGAAGACGATTGGAAACTGATCGAAGGTCCGATTATTCAAAAGGGTATCATTGCGATGCGCAGCTTTGTCTGTGATCCGATGCAGTACGGCAGGCTTTTCCTTGCCGGTGACGCCGCGCACATTGTCCCGCCGACCGGCGCCAAAGGACTCAACCTCGCCGTTGCAGATGTCCAGATTTTGGCACGCGCCCTGGATTCTTTCTATACATCAGGGAAAACCGAACTGCTGGAACGCTATTCGGCAACCTGTCTGCGCCGCGTTTGGAAGGCGGAGCGTTTCTCCTGGTACATGACCTCCATGCTGCACCGGCACCATGACCACACTCCGTTCGAGCATCGCATCCAGCTGGCTGAACTTGATTATGTAACTTCCTCGCAAGCAGCCTCGACCAGCCTCGCGGAAAATTATGTCGGTTTGCCCATGGAGTGATAAGTTATCCTCACTATAAATCAATGATTGCATGCGGATTGGAGAGGTGAATATGGCACAGGCATCCTACAAGTACACAACGGCGAGTGCGATGATGGGCAGGAGGCAGGGGTTTCCTGTATTTTTGCGAATCTGGGCAGCGATCATCCGGCAATCATCGAAAGCTGGGCGCAAGCACAACTGGAGAACAAGGAACTCCCGCAGATTATTATTTGTCCCCATGAGATGGCAGCATTGAGCGCGGCTCACGGGTATGCGCAGGTGACGGGCAAGCCGCAAGCCGTTTTTGTCCATGTGGAATGCGGAACGCAAAATCTGGGCGGGTCCATCCATAATGCAGCGAAAAGAAGAGTGCCTGTCCTCATTTTTGCAGGAACTTCCCCGCATACGCAGGAGGGTGAGCTTACAGGAAGCCGGAATGAACACATCCATTGGATTCAGGATGTATTTGATCAACGTGGGTAACTTCTTACCTCGGCAGAAACCCGGAGGCCGTTTCCGAACTGATCAAATTAAGCGAAAAATTGGCCATTCCTGTATTGGAATCGGTGCCCAATTATGTAAATTTTCCGGCCAGCCACCCTCTCCATGTCGGGTATCAGTGGAGCGCGCCGGTGCAGAATCAGATTTTGGCGGAAGCTGATTTTATCCTGGTGCTGGATAGTGATGTGCCCTGGATTCCTCTGGAAAATAAACCTCAGAAAGATTGCAAAATCTATTATATCGATGTGGATCCTTTAAAAGAGAAGATCCCACTGTGGTACATTCCCTCCGAAAGATTCTTTAAAGCCGATTCATTGGTGGCGCTGCAGCAATTGAACTTTTATTTGGATGGTGTGGAGACGATCGATCAGGAATGGGTCAGGGAACGCTATCAAGCATTTTCTAAAATCCACGCGGAACAAAGAGCAGAATGGAAGCGTCTGGAGCAGTTGACCGATTCCGCCCTCATAACACCCCAGTTCTTGACCGCATGTGTTCGCGAAGCGATAGATGAGGATACGATCGTATTGACTGAATCGATCACCAACTATGAAATCGTCTCTACACATTTGCCACGCAATAAACCGGGAACTCTTTTTGGAAGCGGCGCAAGTGCGCTTGGTTGGCATGGAGGCGCGGCGATTGGCGCAAAACTGGCCGCCCCGGATAAGACGATTGTCAGTCTCACCGGCGATGGTTCCTATATTTTTAGCAATCCGACGCCTGTTCATTGGATGGCGAGAAAATACAATACGCCATTTCTGACCATTATCTATAACAATCGGGGGTGGGGAGCGCCCAGAATGTCTGAGCTTGGGGTACATCCTGACGGAATGGCGAGTCGGACGGATCAATTCTGGGTGAATTTCGATCCATCTGCTGAATTGGCCAAGGTAGCGGAAGCGGCGGGCGGGGCTTTTGCCAGAACGGTAGAAAAACCGGGTGAACTGATGGACGCCATTGTAAACGCGTTGGAAATCGTAAAAGGTGGGCGTTCTGCTGTGCTGGATGTACGTTTGCCGCAGGTTTCCCAGCAACAATCTGATTTCAGAAATTTTGAAAAAAGTTAATTTTTAAAAATTGTGGGCAGAGGGGGAGATTTATATGAAATATGCAAAATGGAACAAGCTTTATATCAATGGCGCTTGGAAAGAGGGATCCAGCCAGCATACTTACAGCAATCTGAATCCGTTTACGGGCGAGACGCTGGGAGAAATTCGACTGGCCAGCCGAACAGATATTGATGAAGCGTATGAAGCGGCACGAGATGCACAGAAAGATTGGGAGAACACACCGGCGATGGCGAAAACGGCCGTTATAGAGAAAGCGATTGCGGTTCTCGAACGCAGGGCGGAAGAAATCGCGCCGATTTCGATTGAAGAAGCGGGGAGCTCTCATTTTAAAGCTCATCTGGAAGTGCATCTGACGACCGGTTTTATGCGGGAAGCGGCTACGTATCCATTACGCATGCAGGGCGAAATTGTTCCTTCCGTTATTCCCGGGAAAGAAAATCGAATCTATCGGTTGCCCATTGGAGTCGTAGGCGTGATTGCACCCTGGAATGTACCTCTTCACTTGGGCATGCGTTCGGTTGTTTCGGCGATCGCCACGGGGAACACGGTGGTGCTCAAAGCGGATATGCAGACGTATATCACAGGCGGCATGATCATTGCCGAAGCATTTGAAGAAGCGGGACTTCCCAAAGGGGTACTGAATGTAGTGGTGGCCGATTTGGCTGAGGTGGGAGACTATTTCGTTGAACATCCGATTCCGCGCATGATCTCGTTTACCGGTTCGACGGCTGCCGGGCGTCACATCGGGTCCCTTGCCGGTAAACATCTGAAAAAGGCGGCGCTTGAATTAGGCGGCAACAACGTGTTTATCGTATTGGACGATGCCGATATTGAAAAGGCGGCGGCGGCCGCAGTGTTTGGCAAGTTTATGCATTACGGACAGATCTGCATGTGTGTGAACCGATTCATTGTCGACCGGAAGATTTATCCCGAGTTTGTAAGCGTTTTTACAGAGAAAGTGAAGGCTCTCAAAGTCGGTGATCCCGCTGATCCGGAAACGGTGGTGGGGCCGCTGATCAACCGGAAACAGGTGGATCGGATTTTGGGATTGATTGAGCAGAGCGTATCGGAAGGCGCGCGTGTAGCCCTGCAAGGTGAAGCGCAAGGCAATCTGCTGTCCCCTACTATTTTGATTGATGCAAGAAATGAGATGGCGATCGCCCAATCTGAAATATTCGGTCCGGTGGCTGTGATTATTCCGGCAAACAGTCAGGAAGAAGCGATCCTAATCGCCAATGATTCGGAGTACGGATTAAGCGGCGCCGTGTTCTCGGGATCGTTGGAACGGGGAATTCAAGTGGCGCAACAAATTCATACCGGGATGATTCATGTCAACGATCAAACGATCAATGATGAACCGCACATCGCCTTTGGCGGGGAAAAAGGGTCCGGGTTGGGCCGGTTTAATGGGGAGTGGTCATTGGAAGAGTTTACAACCGTAAAATGGATTTCTGTCCAACATGAATCTCGCGCGTTTCCGTTCTGATGGGTCGTCCCAGTTATCGTGCCGGCAGGCGATGTAAAGGAGTGAATAGCGGGTGGAAAAAAGGCGATGGCAGCGGTATCACACGATCTGGGCGATGTTGTTTATGGGATGGTTTGTTTCCTATATCGACCGAACGGCGACCGGTCCTGTCGTGACCTGGATGATCGACAACAAAATATCCTTTCTGTCAGTGGTGCCAAATCCACACGGATTGGGAGGCCTGATCAAGGCGTCTTCTATTCCAATGACCGATCCTATATCGTCTTTCATTCGCCGCCTGAAAAAGTCGGGCTTGGCATGGGGGTGGTGATCACCGGCCTGTCCGTCGGACTTACAGTGGCTACGATTGGGACACCGCTTCTGATCAAAACGTGGAACCGTTGATGGGAAAGGAAGCGTGGCGTTCCCCCTTTATCATCATGGGAGCCTTCACCATTATCGTTGTGCTGCTCATGTTTAAATTCATGAGGCCGAAGCAGCGGCCGGGGCAGCATGCAGAGCTTAATTCCCCCGCCTTTAAGGAAATGTATGGGAAGGCGCTGCTGCATCTGTCGATGTACGCTCTGGTATTTCTGGTGATTATCATGGGTATTTATTTTGCCGCCACGAGAGTGGGGCTGTCAGATATTGCGATCGCCTTTATCATGGTCTGCCTTTGTCCGTTTTTCATTCTTTATCTGTACAAGGTCAGAAAATCGGATGTGCAGCCTATTTTGGTGAATAAAAATCCGGTCTTTCTGTATCTGCCTTTCATTCCGATTATCTGGCATCTTTGGCTGTACGGATTCTGGTCGGTTTCGATTGTGAAGGATTTTGGCGGGGGAGCCTTGGTAGCAGCCGCCTTGGTTGCTTCTTTCAACGGTGCTGCCGGAATTGTCGGATTTCCGATTGGCGGCAGAATTTCAGATCATAACAGGACACCATAATCCGGTGATTATGTCTATGATCCTGTTTATTTCGGGCTTGTTCTTCTTTGCCCTGCAGCCCGTGTCGCACGCTCTCAATGCGGAAATCGCTCCGGAAGAAAACCGGGGGGCCGCGTTTGGCATGCATAACTTTATCTCCGAAAGCGGGGCGGTTC
The sequence above is a segment of the Effusibacillus dendaii genome. Coding sequences within it:
- a CDS encoding IclR family transcriptional regulator, which codes for MRELNVDPIRAVERAIQILNCFSFERPDLSIEEIIEKTKLAKATIYRLLWTLEKNGLIHYDKKENRYRLGYKSLEYGGIVLENLDIRREAEPYLQELYEVTGHSVILAVPQNETVQYLARYDSDEGFQPRNFIGRRRILHNGAYGIVLLAHMEPDFVQKILDQYPLEALTPDTLINKERFIHRLQEIRKNGFFVDEGETFAGFTAIAVPVFDGKDKAIAAIGISGPSFKMEGEPRDRFIKQTKETAMKISLRMGHIIK
- a CDS encoding permease translates to MNRSLFSSLTALKLLTSQMSPISIQISNTLTMIATYFAFGMNPSMMWTRTAATLGIAVAIGWVLLTIESKRRKLSPRERDELPMLEIAATGTPAPRRTVLQVLGAVIEHAVIEFFEVGGFVIISAAVATLLQTVVPISIISPIGQHPVWSVLAMMGLASLLSLCPEADAFVARSLAGLTTSGGVLGFLVIGQMIDMRNIFLFPHSAVKIAFCLAIVLPLCVSIWMNYR
- a CDS encoding DUF1980 domain-containing protein, with the protein product MIMFSFTLFLLKLFRTGEIHNLVSPMIGMLLKITTGVLLVMTSHALSTSFRFKRNRGYYHQHTHDNHHTRT
- a CDS encoding aromatic ring-hydroxylating dioxygenase subunit alpha translates to MSRNRLNEKTFQTLKQKMAEGLLPQWVVTDPEIYELELEEIFGHTWQFLAHESELKEPGSYVTRWMVNDPVLLVKTNSGELKAFLNSCTHRGSHLCTADAGNRKTFTCAYHGWSYNLEGDLIGIVAGDKVYGQEMKKDEWSLRRIPKIGIYQGMIFGNLDPKAMPLEEYLGDMKWYFDMLLGRSDGGMEVRGVPQRWVAHANWKMTSENFAADPYHVQTTHRSTVELGISPKDPLYAGYGHQVVLGHGHGINVITSATGRSAYRFQGLPESMWPMFERNLCPEQVDILSRTTVFVGGVFPNLSFVSPIHGTEGHLHNYLNFRVWRPLGPEKVEVWCWFMIDKAAPEEYKEEAYKGYIGSFGPSGTLEQDDTEIWARIVQASRGIMARDKELSYNNLCNYLMGFDRVEPDNTFPGPGIAYPTCYLDALSRSMHEYWLELLTRDLSGAE
- a CDS encoding 3-phenylpropionate/cinnamic acid dioxygenase subunit beta produces the protein MNRELHCHITQFLTRETYLLDHRKYEEWLDMLADDIVYRMPMRVTKEAKDGPNLVEEMTFFEETKKSLTTRVNRLRTSSAWVDNPAPRQRHFITNILVEQGSQPNEWQVRSCFLFMRSRGSDIDVEQLFGERLDVIRNANEEWKIASRTIYPDQAVLGVMNLSMFL
- the pobA gene encoding 4-hydroxybenzoate 3-monooxygenase; translated protein: MRTQVGIIGAGPAGLMLSHLLHLQGIESVIIESRSREEIEGTIRAGVLEQGTVDLMNATGIGERMMREGHFHRGIELRFNRKGHRINMHELTGGKNVTVYAQHEVIKDLIAARLQARGEILFNVGDVSLHDLDSSAPKIRFRKDKNGELQEIHCDFIAGCDGFHGPCRPAIPKTVRTEYQKIYPFGWLGILTEAPPSAPELVYANHERGFALLSTRSPEIQRLYIQVDPADDIANWSDDRIWTELHARLATEDDWKLIEGPIIQKGIIAMRSFVCDPMQYGRLFLAGDAAHIVPPTGAKGLNLAVADVQILARALDSFYTSGKTELLERYSATCLRRVWKAERFSWYMTSMLHRHHDHTPFEHRIQLAELDYVTSSQAASTSLAENYVGLPME
- a CDS encoding thiamine pyrophosphate-binding protein; its protein translation is MHADWRGEYGTGILQVHNGECDDGQEAGVSCIFANLGSDHPAIIESWAQAQLENKELPQIIICPHEMAALSAAHGYAQVTGKPQAVFVHVECGTQNLGGSIHNAAKRRVPVLIFAGTSPHTQEGELTGSRNEHIHWIQDVFDQRG
- a CDS encoding thiamine pyrophosphate-dependent enzyme; the encoded protein is MESVPNYVNFPASHPLHVGYQWSAPVQNQILAEADFILVLDSDVPWIPLENKPQKDCKIYYIDVDPLKEKIPLWYIPSERFFKADSLVALQQLNFYLDGVETIDQEWVRERYQAFSKIHAEQRAEWKRLEQLTDSALITPQFLTACVREAIDEDTIVLTESITNYEIVSTHLPRNKPGTLFGSGASALGWHGGAAIGAKLAAPDKTIVSLTGDGSYIFSNPTPVHWMARKYNTPFLTIIYNNRGWGAPRMSELGVHPDGMASRTDQFWVNFDPSAELAKVAEAAGGAFARTVEKPGELMDAIVNALEIVKGGRSAVLDVRLPQVSQQQSDFRNFEKS
- a CDS encoding aldehyde dehydrogenase family protein — its product is MKYAKWNKLYINGAWKEGSSQHTYSNLNPFTGETLGEIRLASRTDIDEAYEAARDAQKDWENTPAMAKTAVIEKAIAVLERRAEEIAPISIEEAGSSHFKAHLEVHLTTGFMREAATYPLRMQGEIVPSVIPGKENRIYRLPIGVVGVIAPWNVPLHLGMRSVVSAIATGNTVVLKADMQTYITGGMIIAEAFEEAGLPKGVLNVVVADLAEVGDYFVEHPIPRMISFTGSTAAGRHIGSLAGKHLKKAALELGGNNVFIVLDDADIEKAAAAAVFGKFMHYGQICMCVNRFIVDRKIYPEFVSVFTEKVKALKVGDPADPETVVGPLINRKQVDRILGLIEQSVSEGARVALQGEAQGNLLSPTILIDARNEMAIAQSEIFGPVAVIIPANSQEEAILIANDSEYGLSGAVFSGSLERGIQVAQQIHTGMIHVNDQTINDEPHIAFGGEKGSGLGRFNGEWSLEEFTTVKWISVQHESRAFPF